GCTGGCCGGAACATTCCTGAACCTGGGTTCGCCAACCGCCATTGAAATCGCGGCCGACACAGGTTTTGACTGGCTATTAATCGATCTCGAACACGGATCCGGAACCGAAGCCGACCTGCGCAATATGCTGCTGGCCTGCCGTGACTCAAACGCCGCGCCGATTGTCCGAATTCGATCGGTCGATGCAGACATGGTGAAGTTTGTGATGGACAGCGGCGCGGCGGGGATCATGTTCCCGTACGTCAGTTCAGTCGAAGAAGCCAGGCGAGCCGTGGACTGCATGAAGTATCCGCCGCAGGGAAGCCGCGGAGTGGCAGGCGCCATTCGAGCGACCAACTTTGGGCGAGATTGGAAGCAATACTTCGAAGAAGCAAGCAACAACAGCCTCGTCGTTGTGCAAATCGAAACGCCGGAAGCAGTCGAAGCGGCGGCAGACATTGCTGCCATTGACGGAGTGGATGTGTTGTTTGTCGGACCGCTGGATCTGTCGGTGAATCTCGGCTGCCCCGGCGACTTCAGCCCGCCGCACTTTGTGGAAGCCTTGCAGAAAGTGGTTG
This DNA window, taken from Fuerstiella marisgermanici, encodes the following:
- a CDS encoding HpcH/HpaI aldolase family protein, producing MQWIDKKRLRSELLAGTFLNLGSPTAIEIAADTGFDWLLIDLEHGSGTEADLRNMLLACRDSNAAPIVRIRSVDADMVKFVMDSGAAGIMFPYVSSVEEARRAVDCMKYPPQGSRGVAGAIRATNFGRDWKQYFEEASNNSLVVVQIETPEAVEAAADIAAIDGVDVLFVGPLDLSVNLGCPGDFSPPHFVEALQKVVASCNDNGKTAGILTKPGFEQQHKDLGFRFVAVGSDSLAVVNGMQQNLAALRQ